The following coding sequences are from one Malaciobacter pacificus window:
- a CDS encoding RCC1 domain-containing protein produces MNGIKNVIQKEEFIAIAINKYILQNLTVPKKLNVVNSKYELDWNEMLNDEYLGTNFNKYNPILKSDILVEFDSKNNAYIKGAITETTEYKEEYKYLYNFYTNKVFRVNTIAPIDNTDTNLLNGSLVVYSDLQQKIINLLNDSQSILYPSQNCTAGTYFYEIQDEELIYKYCKSQSYKIEVYQKEPVYVEEDDDLSFIKSDIGSKGYVKKNGFWYEYYYQGDTNSPWIPTGSGSILTENLDNTTIEDRILSYIPDSKALTIKEAGGCMLANGDIFCWGDNSYKRAGIDTYGQIDTSLSPDFVNTPVMLKVNINDSVRANKKWYNNPYRIKFESMFMNGKNVCGTSPIYDIDGTNEKYGGDLYCNGSVDSMYYETSANSIQTSILSKNKFFAWGKDDFEDNAPQTINDEEDGGPNYNDRPIRDEIYLTDVAMTSDTIAVLSDDGKIYTLGRNYNGLLGIGSNDKFITQYEPVQVQVDAGVFFDQIFVLRDIDTFGAIDNNKNFWIWGERDGTFLSKPTRLNDGDMQINPDLIFVNSKEFLFQNLSSKVFYRTDGQNDIVSISTSDIPKTAVSATIIEEDGVWKYLYVDEDFDLKGTQALLECRNKRDFRCSAALNIQIFDHALQKLNNESNFLNVSTYKLDATVEEVYENFEGSSSTVNTWTLNTYSDNNFTNLTSSVTPPLYNPTESVSSDDKVRVDPTQVLGRFRIGYQSVDKTYDFGSSYANRDVVLEFDFYEIDSWDMERFNVVINGERYTDDGFIHDDHQEWQDTNDTGIYTLNLGTMYGSNTSRSKYNDEKYHYKIKTKLDSNGKLEVKFRVRELQAGEYGDNSWDFGQALNDESWAIDNIHVKVKEKDKHFTCAITGISTDSQMYCWGVVGRSLPILSTSLYNMYKISTLNKLFISTNADANKQMTLDEFDIDGSLFLKYPTYIGGFDYPFYFK; encoded by the coding sequence ATGAATGGTATCAAAAATGTTATTCAAAAAGAAGAGTTTATTGCAATAGCAATAAATAAATATATTTTACAAAATTTAACTGTACCTAAAAAATTAAATGTCGTAAATTCAAAATATGAATTAGACTGGAATGAAATGCTAAATGATGAGTATTTAGGGACTAATTTTAATAAATATAATCCAATACTAAAAAGTGATATTCTAGTAGAGTTTGATAGCAAAAATAATGCCTATATAAAAGGTGCAATAACAGAAACTACTGAGTATAAAGAAGAGTATAAATATCTATATAACTTTTATACAAATAAAGTATTTAGAGTAAATACAATAGCCCCAATTGATAATACAGATACAAATTTACTTAATGGTTCCCTTGTAGTCTATTCAGATTTACAACAAAAAATTATAAATCTATTAAATGATAGCCAATCTATTTTATACCCAAGTCAAAACTGTACAGCAGGAACATATTTTTATGAAATACAAGATGAAGAATTAATTTATAAATATTGTAAATCACAAAGCTATAAAATAGAGGTTTATCAAAAAGAACCTGTGTATGTAGAAGAGGATGATGATTTAAGTTTTATAAAATCAGATATTGGCTCAAAAGGATATGTAAAAAAGAATGGATTCTGGTATGAATATTATTATCAAGGAGATACTAATAGTCCTTGGATACCAACTGGTTCAGGAAGTATTTTAACTGAAAACTTAGATAATACTACAATTGAAGATAGGATCTTATCTTATATCCCTGATTCAAAAGCACTAACTATTAAAGAAGCAGGTGGTTGTATGCTTGCAAATGGTGATATTTTTTGTTGGGGAGATAATTCTTATAAAAGAGCTGGAATTGATACTTATGGTCAGATTGATACAAGCCTATCTCCTGATTTTGTAAATACTCCTGTGATGTTAAAAGTTAATATAAATGATTCAGTAAGAGCTAATAAAAAATGGTATAACAATCCATATAGAATTAAATTTGAATCAATGTTTATGAATGGTAAAAATGTATGTGGAACTTCACCAATTTATGATATAGATGGAACAAATGAGAAGTATGGAGGGGATTTATATTGTAATGGTAGTGTTGATTCTATGTATTATGAAACATCAGCTAACTCAATTCAAACTTCAATTTTAAGTAAGAATAAATTCTTTGCATGGGGAAAAGATGATTTTGAAGATAATGCCCCTCAAACTATAAATGATGAAGAAGATGGTGGCCCAAACTACAATGATAGACCTATTAGAGATGAGATATATCTAACTGATGTTGCAATGACATCTGATACAATTGCTGTTTTAAGTGATGATGGAAAAATCTATACTTTAGGCAGAAATTATAATGGTTTGTTAGGTATTGGAAGTAATGATAAATTTATCACTCAATATGAACCTGTACAAGTACAAGTTGATGCAGGAGTATTTTTTGACCAAATATTTGTTCTTAGGGATATAGATACTTTTGGTGCAATTGATAATAATAAAAACTTTTGGATTTGGGGAGAAAGGGATGGCACTTTTTTATCAAAACCAACAAGATTAAATGATGGTGATATGCAAATAAATCCTGATTTAATTTTTGTAAATAGTAAAGAGTTTTTATTCCAAAATTTAAGCTCAAAAGTATTTTATAGAACAGATGGCCAAAATGATATTGTCTCAATTAGTACGAGTGATATTCCAAAAACAGCAGTTAGTGCAACAATAATTGAAGAAGATGGAGTTTGGAAATATTTATATGTTGATGAAGATTTTGATTTAAAAGGTACACAAGCATTGTTAGAGTGTAGAAATAAGCGAGATTTTAGATGTAGTGCGGCATTAAATATACAAATTTTTGACCACGCTTTGCAAAAATTAAATAATGAATCTAATTTTTTAAATGTTTCTACATATAAGTTAGATGCAACCGTTGAAGAAGTTTATGAAAATTTTGAAGGCTCTTCTTCTACTGTAAATACATGGACATTAAATACATATAGTGATAATAATTTTACAAACCTAACATCTTCTGTTACCCCACCTTTATATAATCCAACAGAAAGTGTATCCTCTGATGATAAGGTAAGAGTTGACCCTACACAAGTTTTAGGAAGATTTAGAATTGGATATCAATCTGTAGATAAAACTTATGATTTTGGATCTTCTTATGCAAATAGAGATGTAGTTCTTGAGTTTGATTTTTATGAAATTGATTCTTGGGATATGGAAAGATTTAATGTTGTAATAAATGGTGAGAGATATACAGATGATGGGTTTATTCATGATGACCATCAAGAGTGGCAAGATACAAATGACACAGGAATTTATACACTAAACTTAGGAACTATGTATGGAAGTAATACTAGTAGATCTAAATATAATGATGAAAAATATCATTATAAAATAAAAACTAAACTAGACTCAAATGGAAAATTAGAAGTTAAGTTTAGAGTTAGAGAGTTACAAGCTGGTGAATATGGAGATAATAGTTGGGATTTTGGGCAGGCTTTAAATGATGAATCTTGGGCTATTGATAATATACATGTGAAAGTAAAAGAAAAAGATAAACATTTTACATGTGCAATAACAGGAATTAGTACTGATTCACAGATGTATTGTTGGGGAGTTGTGGGAAGAAGTTTACCTATTTTAAGCACTTCATTATATAATATGTATAAAATAAGTACTTTAAATAAATTATTTATTTCAACAAATGCAGACGCTAATAAACAAATGACTTTAGATGAATTTGACATAGATGGAAGTCTATTTTTGAAATATCCCACGTACATTGGTGGATTTGACTATCCATTTTATTTTAAGTAA
- a CDS encoding ATP-binding protein: MEYINSCKEEINLRLEKIKQEITPLIDSYVTFFNIEKVFSSENGGKTRLNRQLFNENHEIIVQKILEINDVFEEMLDLIKTNIKSILSEFKEFDKVDFINLIFDDKNFLEILELDLNNEVIPREKKREVVREIIALFTLKNRIFNFKYYLSMIDTTIFDKHINKFGVEELINSSIIFEVIDSYGLQYKELEKFQLEIDYLTPKIEKIQSFQFLNSLLELHKRRCDNFFYANTRYKISIEYNNDLEFRKPMLFNISYLENIISCFIEQSCMDLVKQELKKGKIQKFIDINIQKIKGRIVITVKNNGFEIKNIFSLFSSDVDNKFVLEAKNLADSMNALLEIYSVENEGMVYSISFKA; encoded by the coding sequence GTGGAATATATAAATAGTTGTAAAGAGGAAATTAATTTACGTTTAGAAAAGATTAAACAAGAGATAACACCTCTAATTGATAGTTATGTAACATTTTTCAATATTGAAAAAGTTTTCTCTAGTGAAAATGGAGGGAAGACTAGATTAAATAGACAACTATTTAATGAAAATCATGAGATTATAGTTCAAAAAATTTTAGAAATAAATGATGTTTTTGAGGAGATGCTTGATCTTATTAAAACTAATATAAAGTCAATATTATCTGAATTTAAAGAGTTTGATAAAGTTGACTTTATAAATTTAATATTTGATGATAAAAACTTTTTAGAGATTTTAGAATTAGACTTAAATAATGAGGTTATTCCAAGGGAAAAAAAGAGGGAAGTTGTAAGGGAAATAATTGCTCTTTTTACTTTAAAAAATAGGATATTTAATTTTAAATACTATTTATCAATGATTGATACAACAATCTTTGATAAACATATTAATAAGTTTGGGGTTGAAGAGTTAATTAATAGTTCAATAATCTTTGAAGTAATTGATTCTTACGGACTACAATATAAAGAGCTTGAAAAATTTCAATTAGAAATAGACTATTTAACTCCTAAAATTGAAAAAATTCAAAGCTTTCAGTTTTTAAACTCCCTATTAGAGTTACATAAAAGAAGATGTGATAACTTTTTTTATGCAAATACAAGATATAAAATCTCAATAGAGTACAATAATGATTTAGAGTTTAGAAAACCAATGTTGTTTAATATTAGTTATTTAGAAAATATTATCTCTTGCTTTATTGAGCAATCATGTATGGATTTAGTAAAACAAGAGCTAAAAAAAGGAAAAATCCAGAAATTTATTGATATAAATATTCAAAAGATTAAAGGTAGAATAGTTATAACAGTTAAAAATAATGGATTTGAAATAAAAAATATATTTAGTCTGTTTTCATCAGATGTAGATAATAAATTTGTTTTAGAAGCAAAAAATTTAGCAGATTCTATGAATGCACTTTTAGAAATCTATTCAGTAGAAAACGAAGGAATGGTTTACTCTATCTCTTTTAAAGCATAA
- a CDS encoding GspE/PulE family protein — MLGKLFNKKTSLKVLKGIKKSNKKKESKNIFDSKNLKRIFEEQKKSFIKLINNKEDADTDLAILIEDMIKDKYKLSGGFGDLIANEEKYEEFVRSLGYEYYATYNELSQYYQDTSFQLDEKKLEFCTSMYIITLEDKKTKNKVLGIRDVVNLDFDVLSKFYFTKIVVLGEGVLSSVFGEDREIIFGSNADTDNDEEINKYFDKMMGQAILLGASDIHIQKTNRYASLWFRIDGIKVEMGTMPIAIAKTLKRRLVTMADQEDSDYESINGVINYEYGKKSIKFRLGLINSKLNFSLVMRMIGGKGVVSHKLEGLNYPKESVDILKNLTRYANGMILITGQVGSGKTHLMYALLKQLAQQQQYVVTIEDPVEYVDEAFFQIDLSEFASASEEFKYGYPEAVVDILRQDSNIILIGETREPQTASQLVNAANLGQLVFSTMHTNSAPATVSRMTSSLGINEGDIVDNLRGIVSQRLVRKLCGYCKTEDGEGGYKKVGCDECNNSGFKDRVPIAEVVRFKIGHDGDFENPAEYMTVEKACMAQYHAGLITKEDAMAIIRGEEVWYD, encoded by the coding sequence ATGTTAGGTAAATTATTTAATAAGAAAACATCTTTAAAAGTGTTAAAAGGAATCAAAAAAAGTAATAAGAAAAAAGAGTCTAAAAATATTTTTGATTCAAAAAATTTAAAAAGAATTTTTGAAGAACAAAAAAAATCTTTTATTAAATTAATAAACAATAAAGAAGATGCAGATACAGACTTAGCTATTTTAATTGAAGATATGATTAAAGATAAATACAAGTTAAGTGGTGGATTTGGAGACTTAATTGCAAATGAAGAAAAATATGAAGAGTTTGTAAGAAGTCTTGGATATGAATATTATGCAACTTATAATGAATTATCTCAATATTATCAAGATACATCTTTTCAACTTGATGAAAAAAAATTAGAGTTTTGTACAAGTATGTACATAATAACTTTAGAAGATAAAAAAACAAAAAATAAAGTTCTTGGTATTAGAGATGTTGTAAACTTAGACTTTGATGTTTTAAGTAAGTTTTACTTCACAAAAATTGTAGTTTTAGGAGAGGGAGTATTATCTTCAGTATTTGGTGAAGATAGAGAGATTATCTTTGGTTCAAATGCTGATACAGATAATGATGAAGAGATTAATAAATATTTTGACAAAATGATGGGACAAGCTATTTTATTAGGAGCTTCTGATATTCACATTCAAAAAACAAATAGATATGCAAGTCTTTGGTTTAGAATCGATGGTATTAAAGTTGAGATGGGTACTATGCCTATTGCAATTGCAAAGACTTTAAAAAGAAGACTTGTAACAATGGCAGACCAAGAAGATTCTGATTATGAATCAATTAATGGTGTTATTAATTATGAGTATGGAAAAAAATCAATAAAATTTAGACTTGGTTTAATTAACTCAAAACTAAACTTTTCACTTGTTATGAGGATGATTGGTGGTAAAGGTGTAGTTTCTCATAAACTTGAGGGATTAAACTATCCAAAAGAGTCAGTTGATATACTAAAAAATCTTACAAGATATGCAAATGGAATGATACTTATCACAGGACAAGTTGGTTCTGGTAAAACACACTTAATGTATGCCCTATTAAAACAACTTGCACAACAGCAACAATATGTTGTAACCATTGAAGATCCAGTTGAGTATGTTGATGAAGCCTTTTTCCAAATTGACTTATCAGAGTTTGCAAGTGCAAGTGAAGAGTTTAAGTATGGTTATCCTGAAGCGGTTGTTGATATTTTAAGACAAGATTCAAATATTATTCTTATTGGTGAGACAAGAGAGCCTCAAACAGCTTCACAACTTGTAAATGCAGCAAACTTAGGACAGTTAGTATTCTCTACAATGCACACCAACTCAGCCCCTGCAACAGTGTCAAGAATGACAAGTTCATTAGGAATTAATGAAGGGGATATTGTTGATAACTTAAGAGGAATAGTATCTCAAAGACTAGTTAGAAAACTTTGTGGTTATTGTAAAACAGAAGATGGAGAAGGTGGTTATAAAAAAGTTGGATGTGATGAATGTAACAATAGCGGATTTAAAGATAGGGTTCCTATTGCAGAGGTTGTAAGATTTAAAATTGGTCATGATGGTGATTTCGAAAATCCAGCTGAATATATGACAGTTGAGAAAGCTTGTATGGCGCAATATCATGCTGGATTAATTACAAAAGAGGATGCGATGGCAATTATTAGAGGGGAAGAAGTATGGTACGACTAG
- the dapF gene encoding diaminopimelate epimerase: MTYTKYSASGNDFVIFHTFIEKDFSQLAVKLCNRTEGIGADGLVVLVPSSDADFKWLFYNSDGSDAAMCGNASRAVAHYAYNNNLAPSSLKFLTGAGIIESRVEENIVESQLTAPVVVKEPFSQFGLTWFLVDTGVPHLVTIVDDLDIYDHKMSSTMRHEHNANVNYAKVVDGKVYVRTYERGVEGETLACGTGMAACFLRAHDLGLVDDIAFVYPKSKEELTLSNKNGTIYFKGAVKKVFTTDI, from the coding sequence ATGACATATACAAAATATAGTGCAAGTGGAAATGACTTTGTAATTTTTCATACATTTATAGAAAAAGATTTTTCACAACTTGCAGTTAAACTGTGCAACAGAACAGAAGGAATAGGTGCAGATGGCTTAGTTGTTCTTGTTCCAAGTAGTGATGCTGATTTTAAATGGCTATTTTACAATAGTGATGGAAGTGATGCAGCTATGTGCGGTAATGCTTCAAGGGCAGTTGCACACTATGCTTATAATAATAATTTAGCTCCTTCATCTTTAAAATTTTTAACGGGTGCTGGAATTATTGAATCAAGGGTTGAAGAAAATATTGTTGAGTCACAATTAACAGCTCCTGTTGTTGTAAAAGAACCTTTTTCTCAATTTGGACTTACATGGTTTTTAGTTGATACTGGTGTTCCACATTTAGTAACAATAGTAGATGATTTAGATATTTATGACCATAAAATGAGTTCAACTATGAGACATGAACACAATGCAAATGTAAATTATGCAAAAGTAGTTGATGGAAAAGTTTATGTTAGAACTTATGAAAGAGGAGTGGAAGGTGAAACATTAGCTTGTGGAACTGGAATGGCTGCTTGTTTTTTAAGGGCTCATGACTTAGGTTTAGTTGATGATATTGCTTTTGTTTATCCAAAAAGTAAAGAAGAACTTACATTAAGTAATAAAAATGGCACTATTTATTTCAAAGGTGCAGTAAAAAAAGTCTTTACTACTGATATATAA
- a CDS encoding glucosaminidase domain-containing protein: MINNFIKKFKKLIFTFGILLASDMALAKGMPKEYYNIKNSKESKEYFFDYMYKLIEKENLKILEERDFVKRTLSSNILTLDHSSMEFKKLLEIKKKYKIKKLYTYNEYIKKIDVIPPSQALAQAAVESGWGKSRFIKKANNIFGHWTYNPKIGMVPEKRTPGARHLIRVFSTLEDSISAYMLNLNRNYAYKSFREKRYNLRLKKINPDGLSLSQTMVNYSGIGHDYLSILKNVINSNKLNSYDKKFYMKVNTN; the protein is encoded by the coding sequence ATGATAAATAACTTTATTAAAAAATTTAAGAAACTAATTTTTACATTTGGTATACTTTTAGCTAGTGATATGGCTTTAGCTAAAGGTATGCCCAAAGAGTATTACAACATAAAAAACTCTAAAGAGTCTAAAGAGTATTTTTTTGATTATATGTATAAACTAATTGAAAAAGAAAATTTGAAAATCTTAGAGGAAAGAGATTTTGTAAAAAGGACTCTTAGCTCTAATATACTTACTTTAGATCACTCTTCTATGGAGTTTAAAAAACTTTTAGAAATAAAAAAGAAATATAAAATAAAAAAGCTTTATACCTATAATGAATACATTAAAAAAATCGATGTAATACCTCCTTCTCAAGCATTAGCTCAAGCTGCTGTTGAAAGTGGATGGGGTAAAAGTAGGTTTATCAAAAAAGCTAATAATATTTTTGGTCATTGGACTTATAATCCAAAAATTGGAATGGTTCCTGAAAAAAGAACACCAGGAGCACGTCATCTAATTAGGGTTTTTAGCACACTTGAAGACTCAATTAGTGCTTATATGTTAAATCTAAATAGAAACTATGCATACAAATCATTTAGAGAAAAAAGGTATAATTTAAGATTAAAAAAAATCAATCCTGATGGATTATCACTATCTCAAACAATGGTAAACTATTCTGGTATTGGACATGACTATTTAAGTATTTTGAAAAATGTTATAAATTCAAATAAGTTAAATAGCTATGATAAAAAATTTTATATGAAAGTAAACACAAATTAA
- the purM gene encoding phosphoribosylformylglycinamidine cyclo-ligase, producing MSTVSYKDAGVDIDAGNQFVENIKPHVKSTLIPGVLGGIGSFAGAFELPTGYKNPVLLSGTDGVGTKLKLAIDSKKYDTVGIDLVAMCTNDLLCNFGEPLFFLDYYATAKLEVDEATDVVKGIAQGCIQSECALVGGETAEMPGMYKEGDFDLAGFCVGIAEKDELNRIERVNAGDVLIALPSSGIHSNGFSLVRKLLLEKLGMSLDDDFQGKPLKDVLLEPTRIYVKEFKANKDNINALAHITGGGITENLPRVLPENLKAVIKRDSIRVLPIFEFMGNHVELEEMYRTFNMGVGMILVVNPSNVDAVLANTDGYVIGELADGEKGVEYI from the coding sequence ATGAGTACAGTAAGTTACAAAGATGCTGGTGTAGATATTGATGCAGGTAATCAGTTTGTAGAAAACATTAAACCACATGTTAAATCAACTTTAATTCCAGGAGTACTTGGTGGAATTGGTTCTTTTGCAGGTGCATTTGAATTACCAACGGGATATAAAAACCCAGTATTACTTTCAGGAACTGACGGTGTTGGAACAAAATTAAAATTAGCAATTGATTCTAAAAAATATGATACAGTTGGAATTGATTTAGTTGCAATGTGTACAAATGACTTATTATGTAACTTTGGTGAGCCATTATTCTTCTTAGATTACTATGCTACTGCAAAATTAGAAGTTGATGAAGCTACTGATGTTGTAAAAGGAATTGCGCAAGGGTGTATTCAATCTGAGTGTGCATTAGTTGGTGGTGAAACTGCTGAAATGCCAGGAATGTACAAAGAAGGTGATTTCGATTTAGCTGGTTTTTGTGTTGGAATTGCAGAAAAAGATGAGTTAAATAGAATTGAAAGAGTAAATGCTGGTGATGTATTAATTGCACTTCCATCTTCAGGTATCCACTCAAACGGATTTTCATTAGTTAGAAAGTTACTTTTAGAAAAATTAGGAATGTCTTTAGATGATGATTTCCAAGGAAAACCATTAAAAGATGTTTTATTAGAACCAACTAGAATTTATGTAAAAGAGTTTAAAGCAAATAAAGATAATATCAATGCTTTAGCACATATCACTGGTGGTGGAATTACTGAAAACTTACCAAGAGTTTTACCTGAAAACTTAAAAGCAGTTATCAAAAGAGATTCTATTAGAGTATTACCAATTTTTGAATTTATGGGTAACCATGTGGAACTTGAAGAAATGTACAGAACATTCAATATGGGTGTTGGTATGATTTTAGTTGTTAACCCTTCAAATGTTGATGCAGTTTTAGCAAATACTGATGGTTATGTTATTGGTGAGTTAGCTGATGGTGAAAAGGGAGTTGAATATATCTAG
- a CDS encoding spermidine synthase: MRDTNAFNEMMVHVPLCTHKEASNVLVIGTVDDEFKAQTQKHSLTSNFEFGDLSALTSKNEKNIDVIIFTDVQIDELLLANIDRVLKDDGLITFATSAFSKDEAKLKADLELVGTKFWIAMPFRFGHNTSIIASKNFHPTADLNLQRADLMDDLNYYSAEIQTASFVFPAAEHKALTGIAKR, from the coding sequence ATGAGAGATACAAACGCATTTAATGAAATGATGGTACATGTACCATTATGTACACACAAGGAAGCTTCAAATGTTCTAGTTATTGGAACAGTTGATGATGAATTCAAAGCTCAAACACAAAAACATTCACTTACTTCAAATTTTGAATTTGGTGATTTATCAGCTTTAACATCTAAAAATGAAAAAAATATTGATGTAATTATTTTTACAGATGTGCAAATTGATGAATTACTTTTAGCAAATATTGATAGAGTGTTAAAAGATGATGGTTTAATCACTTTTGCAACATCAGCATTTTCTAAAGATGAAGCAAAGTTAAAAGCTGACTTAGAGTTAGTTGGAACAAAATTCTGGATTGCTATGCCATTTAGATTTGGACATAACACTTCAATTATTGCTTCTAAAAATTTCCATCCAACTGCTGATTTAAATCTTCAAAGAGCAGATTTAATGGATGATTTAAATTACTATTCTGCAGAAATCCAAACTGCATCTTTTGTATTCCCAGCAGCTGAACACAAAGCTTTAACTGGTATTGCAAAAAGATAA
- the purT gene encoding formate-dependent phosphoribosylglycinamide formyltransferase codes for MKFTAPLKSDSIKIMLLGSGELGKEVVIEAQRLGIETIAVDSYNNAPAQLVANKSYTINMKNKNEVLDVIRREKPTYILPEVEAINIQALFDAEAEGFHVIPNADAVNKTMNRKNIREFAAVELGLPTSKYEFVTTLEALKDASNNIGFPCVIKPVMSSSGHGQSIAKSPDDLEKSWELAKEARGDASELIVEEFITFDYEITLLTVRNEKETVFCEPIGHIQQDGDYIFSWQPMNMSEVAKAKSQEIAKKITDGLGGRGLFGVELFVKGDDVYFSEVSPRPHDTGMVTMITQSASEFALHVRAVLGLPLDYIDYGAGASAAYKASGDSFNPIIDIFDSSFTKESIIRVFGKPQSHVGRRMAVALAYDKESSDIALQKAKEIIGNFADN; via the coding sequence ATGAAATTTACAGCTCCACTAAAATCTGATTCTATTAAAATCATGCTTCTTGGAAGTGGTGAATTAGGGAAAGAAGTTGTTATAGAAGCACAAAGACTTGGAATTGAAACTATTGCTGTTGATAGCTATAATAATGCTCCTGCTCAATTAGTTGCAAATAAATCATATACAATCAATATGAAAAATAAAAATGAAGTTCTAGATGTAATTAGAAGAGAAAAACCAACTTATATTTTACCTGAGGTTGAAGCTATTAATATTCAAGCTTTATTTGATGCTGAAGCTGAAGGGTTCCATGTAATTCCAAATGCTGATGCAGTTAATAAAACTATGAATAGAAAAAACATTAGAGAATTTGCTGCTGTTGAACTAGGTCTTCCTACAAGTAAATATGAGTTTGTAACTACATTAGAAGCTTTAAAAGATGCTTCTAATAATATAGGTTTCCCTTGTGTAATTAAGCCTGTTATGAGTTCATCAGGACATGGTCAAAGTATTGCAAAAAGTCCTGATGATTTAGAAAAATCTTGGGAGTTAGCAAAAGAGGCTAGAGGTGATGCTAGTGAGTTAATCGTTGAGGAGTTTATCACTTTTGATTATGAAATCACTTTATTAACTGTAAGAAATGAAAAAGAAACAGTTTTTTGTGAACCAATTGGGCATATCCAACAAGATGGTGACTATATTTTCTCATGGCAACCAATGAACATGAGTGAAGTTGCAAAAGCTAAATCTCAAGAAATCGCAAAAAAAATCACAGATGGATTAGGAGGACGTGGTCTTTTTGGTGTTGAGTTATTTGTAAAAGGTGATGATGTTTACTTCTCAGAAGTAAGTCCTAGACCACATGATACAGGAATGGTTACTATGATTACACAAAGTGCAAGTGAATTTGCACTTCATGTTAGAGCGGTACTTGGATTACCATTAGATTATATTGATTATGGTGCAGGAGCAAGTGCTGCTTATAAAGCAAGTGGGGATTCATTTAATCCTATTATTGATATCTTTGACTCATCATTTACAAAAGAATCTATTATTAGAGTATTTGGTAAACCTCAAAGTCATGTTGGAAGAAGAATGGCTGTTGCATTAGCATATGACAAAGAAAGTAGCGATATTGCACTACAAAAAGCAAAAGAGATTATTGGGAACTTTGCAGATAACTAA
- the coaE gene encoding dephospho-CoA kinase (Dephospho-CoA kinase (CoaE) performs the final step in coenzyme A biosynthesis.), with product MSIDLFKNAIALTGGISTGKSTTCNLFKLHGFLTIDADKIAHKLLDENSAKVAEMFGSQYIDEDGKVIRKELGKIIFSNEENKLKLEALLHPLIKEEIIKESRVFELQNKPYFIDIPLFFEKMHYPIPRSLVVYTPKDIQIERLMQRDNINKEEAELKISNQWDIEKKKEMADMVIDNSKNLKHLQNEVERIIEEII from the coding sequence ATGAGTATAGATTTATTTAAAAACGCAATCGCCTTAACTGGCGGAATTTCAACTGGGAAAAGTACAACTTGTAATCTTTTTAAACTTCATGGTTTTCTAACTATTGATGCTGATAAAATAGCACACAAACTATTAGATGAGAACTCAGCAAAAGTTGCTGAAATGTTTGGAAGTCAATATATTGATGAAGATGGTAAAGTTATTAGAAAAGAGTTAGGAAAGATTATCTTTTCAAATGAAGAAAATAAACTCAAACTTGAAGCCCTACTTCATCCTTTAATCAAAGAAGAGATTATAAAAGAATCTAGAGTATTTGAATTACAAAACAAACCATACTTTATTGATATACCACTTTTCTTTGAAAAAATGCATTATCCAATTCCAAGGTCACTAGTTGTTTATACACCTAAAGATATTCAAATTGAGCGATTAATGCAAAGGGATAATATTAATAAAGAAGAAGCTGAACTTAAAATCTCAAATCAATGGGATATTGAAAAGAAAAAAGAGATGGCTGATATGGTTATTGATAATTCTAAAAATTTAAAACACTTACAAAATGAAGTAGAAAGAATCATTGAGGAAATTATATGA